In Natronococcus sp. AD-5, the genomic window ACGTCCATCCGACCGAGGGAACCGCTCGAGTCTTCGGGAAAGACGTTCGCGAGGAATCGGTCGCGATCAAACGTCGCGTCGGCGTGCTGCCGGAGTCGTGTCGACTGTATGACCGGCTGACCGGGCGAAAGCACCTCCAGTTCGCTATCGATGCGATGGACGCGGATGACGATCCGGATACACTGGTTGACCGGGTCGGACTCGAACCGGACGCGGCCCGGCGGCCGGTGAGCGAGTATTCGACTGGTATGAAACAGCGGTTGAAGATAGCGGTAGCGCTAATCGACGAACCCGATCTGCTCGTTCTCGACGAACCGTCGGGCGGGCTCGATCCGGCCGGAATTCAGTTGCTCAGGGAACTCGTCCTCGAGGAGCGCGACCGCGGCGCTGCGGTCTTCTTTTCGAGCCACATTCTCGAGCAGGTCGAGGCGGTATGCGACCGTATCGGCATTCTCGTCGACGGATGCCTTCGAACGAGCGGCGACATCGAGGTGCTCAAATCGGATACCGGTCCCGCGGTCGAACTCGACATCGAAGTCGATGTCCTCTCGTCGGAACTCGTGACAGCCCTCGAGTCGATCGACGCCGTCACCGCGTGCACCGCCACTGAGGGCGGTGTAGCGAAAGCTAATCCCGCCGTCACGGTGGCAGTGTCGACCGGTTCTGCGAAGGCTAAAATCTTGCGGACGGTCGAGGAGTACGCGACCGTCGAGGACTTTGCGGCCGAAGAACCGTCGCTCGAGTCACTGTTCGACGAACAGGTCGCGGAGGCCAAACGATGACGACGTTCGACATCGCTCTCAAAGACTTTGCCGACGCCGTTCGGTCGAGAGCACTGTGGGTCGCAATCGCGATTTTTCTGGCGTTCATGGCCCTCACACAGTTCATCGTGATTTCGATCGTCGAAAATCCGAATCCCGAACTCGCTACGCGTTTTCTCGAAGGACCGGCAACCGAGGTCGTGCTTCCGATCGTCGGGTTAGTCGTCGGGTATCAAGCGATCGTCGGTGAACGTGAGACGGGGAGTATCAGGTTTCTGCTCGGGCTTCCTCATTCCCGGCTCGACGTCGTGATCGGGAAGTTTCTCGGACGGTTCGCCGTGCTTTCGGTCGCGGTCCTGAGCGGGTTCCTGGTCGCCGTCGGTATCATCGTTGCTATGCTCGGCGTTCCGCCGGTCGTTCCGATCGTCACGTACGTTCTGATCGTCCTCCTTTCGACGGCGGCCATCGTATCGATCGCGATTGGGATTTCGGCCGTTGTCGACACCAGGGGCCGTGCCATCAGTGTCGTCGTCGGAGGGTATATTTTTGCAACGATGCTCTGGTCGTACGTCGTTGACGGGGTCTATTATGCCGTCAACGGGGACTTCCCTGGAGCGGATCCACCGACGTGGATCGGGGTACTCGATCATCTAAACCCCCTCACCGCGATGAGCACGAGCGCGAACGTGTTGCTCCCCGAAGCGAGCCAGATCTCGATTACCGTAACAGACGATGGGGTCACTGCGGCGCAGACGGGACAGGCACCGACCGGGACGGCGGACGCCCCCGTTTACGAGCCACTGTTCTTAGCGATCGTACTCGTGCTGTGGACCGTCCTGCCGCTTGCGGTCGGGTACATTCGATTCCGCGACTCCGACCTCTCGTAGGATCTCGCTGGAGTTCGACGCTGGTTCCGCTGCGTCCCCGATCGCGCGCTGGCGTTCCCGACGCCTTCGAGTACCGTTCGACCGAGGGTCAGACGATAGCTTGCAAACTGTTTTTTCGCATCGCTGCGCTACCACGGGTATGGCACTCACCGCAGGCGACGACGCGCCGACCGTGACCGCACGCAACCAGGACGGCGAGGAGGTGATCCTCGAGTTCGAGGAGCCGACGGTCCTCTACTTCTACCCGCGGGACGACACCCCCGGCTGTACGACCGAGGCGACCCAGTTCCAGCGCGAACTCGAGACCTACCACGACGCCGGCGTCTCCGTCTACGGCGTCTCGACCGACGACGTCGCTTCCCACGAGTCGTTCTGCGAATCGGAGGGCCTCGAGTTCGACCTGCTCGCGGACCCCGGCGGCGAGATCGCGGCGGCGTTCGACGTCGACGTCCGGAGCGGGGCGGCCGCTCGAACGACGTTCTTCCTCGGCAACGGCGAGGTCGCGGCGGCGTACGAGAACGTCGACCCCGACGGTCACGCGCGCCAGGTGTTGCTCGACGCCCTCGAGGACGGCCGCGTGACGCTCCCGGAGTAGCCGAACGACTGCGATGAGCGTAACGGGCGGTTGAGTATAACAAGCACACTATTTATACTAAGAGAAAGACAACTTGCGTCCGTCGCTGGACGATAGCAAGTCCGGTGATCGGCAGCGAGCGTATCGCGTGTTAACCGGCTCGACACGACGATACGGGCCACGCCTCCTCGGGGAACGGAGAGGAGAACGCGAACGAGGAGTTGAGTCGCCGTGTTCGCGTGGCCCTTTTGCGCGCGGACGGCGGCGAGCGTTCTGTCGTTTCGACTCGAGCAGAATTTATCCCGGTCGACGTCCTACGACGAGGTATGCGACGAAACCCGTTCGACGAAATCGAGGAGGTGCTCGACCGCGTCAGCCGACAGGTCGAGGAGGGCATGACCGGCGGCGGGCTCCAGGTTCCGGGATCCGTACCGGTCGACGTCGCCGATACGGGCGAGGAGTACGTCGTCACGGCCGACCTTCCCGGGTACGACACCGACGACATCGACCTGACGCTCGCGGAAGGTACCCTGCGCCTCGAGGCGCACCGCGCCGGGGAGACGGAGACGACCGACGAATCGGGACGATATCTCCGCCGCGAGCGGACCCGGCAGTCGGTGAACCGACGGGTTCGGCTGCCCGATCCGGTCGACGAAGAGTCGGTGTCGGCGGGCTACGAGAACGGCGTGCTGACGGTCCGACTGCCGAAGGTCTCGGGCGGCGAGAGTTCGAGAGAGATCGACATCGAGTAACGGATCCGTCAAAAGCTAACGCAGAGTCACGCGCGACCGTTTCCTCGAGGTGAGGGCCATCGGTTCGCCGTAGAGACGGTCGTTTCTCGAGCGTTCGCCTTCACGAACCGGTCCCGACGGACACTTACCAGTCGTTGTATAGAAAGCTATAGGACGGCCTCGGCGCCAAGCGTATATAAGCAAATGAGCGACGCCGGATACGACCACGCGGCGGTCGAACGACGCTGGCAAGAGGCGTGGGACGAGGCGGACGTCTATCGAACGCCCGACGACGTCGACGACCCGACGTACGTCCTCGGGATGTACCCGTACCCGTCGGGCAAGCTCCACATGGGCCACGTCCGGAACTACACGATCACGGACGCGTACGCGCGCTACCGGCGGCTGCGCGGCGACGACGTCCTCCACCCGATGGGGTGGGACGCCTTCGGTCTTCCCGCCGAAAACGCGGCCAAAGAGCGCGACACCAATCCGCGCGACTGGACGTTCGACTGCATCGAGACGATGCGCGACCAGATGGAGTCGATGGGTTTCGGCTACGACTGGGACCGCGAGATCGCCACCTGCACCCCCGAATACTACCGGTGGAACCAGTGGCTGTTCGCGCGGTTCCACGAGGAGGGGCTGGTCGAGCGCCGCGACGCCGAGGTCAACTGGTGTCCTCACTGCGAGACCGTCCTGGCCGACGAGCAGGTCGAGGGCGAGGCCGAACTCTGCTGGCGCTGTGACACCCCCGTCGAGCAGCGCGAACTCGAGCAGTGGTTCCTGCGGATCACCGAGTACGCCGACGAGCTGCTCGAGGCGATCGACGACCTCGAAGGGTGGCCCAATTCCGTGCGCCAGATGCAGCGCAACTGGATCGGTCGCCAGTACGGGGCGGAACTCGAGTTCCCGGTCGGCGAGGCCCAGGGGGGCTCGAACGGACGCGGCGAGGGGACCGAGCCGCGGGAGTACGGCTCGGTCGAGGCCTTCACGACCCGCGTCGACACCGTCTACGGGGCGACCTTCTTCGCGCTCGCGCCGGATCACTCGATCAGCGAGGAACTGGCCGAGGAGGACGAGGAGATCCGTCACTTCATCGAGCACGAGGCGGATCCGGAGGGCGACGAGCCCAACGGCGTCTCGACGGGACTGACGGCCACGAACCCCGTCACCGGCGGCGAAATTCCGGTGTACGTCGCCGACTTCGTCCTCTCGGACGTCGGGACGGGCGCGCTGATGGCCGTCCCGGGCCACGACGAGCGCGACCACGCGTTCGCCGAGAAGCACGACCTGGACGTCGTCCCCGTCATCGCTCCCGAACCCGAGGAAGACGAGGAGCCGACCGTCCCGGACGTCGGCGAGGAGGCCTACACCGAAGACGGCGTGCTCGTGAACTCGGGAGAGTACTCCGGCCTCGACAGCGAGAGCGCCCGCGAGCGCCTGACCGAGGACGTCGAGAGCGCCGAGGAGGCGACGCAGTACCAGCTGCGCGACTGGGGGATCTCTCGCCAGCGCTACTGGGGGACGCCGATCCCGGTCGTCCACTGCGACGACTGCGGTCCCGTGGTCGTCCCGGCGGAGGACCTGCCCGTCGAACTGCCGGAGTTCATCAACACCACCGGCAACCCGCTGGACGCCGCCGAGGAGTGGAAGCGGACCGCGTGTCCGGACTGCGGCGGAGAAGCCGAGCGGGAGACCGACACGATGGACACCTTCGTCGACTCCTCGTGGTACTTCCTGCGGTACGTCTCGCCCGACCTCGAGGACGCCCCCTTCGACCTCGAGCGAGCGAACGACTGGATGCCGGTCGACCAGTACGTCGGCGGCATCGAGCACGCCGTGATGCACCTGCTCTACTCGCGGTTCTTCACGAAGGTGCTGGCCGACAACGAGGGACTGGAACACCGCGAGCCGTTCACGAACCTGCTCGCCCAGGGGATGGTCCAACTCGAGGGCGAGAAGATGTCCAAGTCCAAGGGCAACGTCGTCTCGCCCCAACGGATCGTCGAGGAGTACGGCGCCGACACCGCCCGCCTGTTCATGATGCAGGCCGCCCAGCCCGAGCGGGACTTCGACTGGAGCGAGGAGGGCGTCCGCTCGACCTACGCCTTCCTGAACCGGCTGAAGGAGATGATCGAAGCGTTCGTCGAGGGTGAACCCGACGGCACGGACGACGCGATCGCGAGCTACGTCGACGGCGAGATCGACGCGACGATCGCCATCGCGAGCGAGAAGTACGACGACCTGACGTTCAACCGGGCGTTGCGACAGACGCAGGATCTGGTTCGAACGCTCCGTCAGTATGCAGACTACACCGATCCCCACGCCGAAACTTACGAGCGCGGGCTGTCGGCCGTCGTTCGACTGCTGGCCCCCGTCACCCCCCACCTGGCCGAGGAACTCCACGACGAACTGGGTAACGACGGGTTCGTCGTCGACGCCGACTGGCCGACCGCCGAGGTCGACCGAGACCGCGTCGAGAAGCGCCGTCGGCTCGTCGAGAACACGCGCGAAGACGTCCGCGACATCGTCGAGGTCGCCGGAATCGAGGATCCGCAGGCGATCGACGTCGTCGTCGCGCCCGACTGGAAGTACGACGCTCTCGAGATCGCCGTCGAGAGCGACGCCGACAACCTGATCGGAGAGCTCATGCAGGAGTCGCACATCCGCGAGCAGGGCGACGCCGCCGCGAACTACGGCCAGGACCTGCAGGCCGAGCGCGAGGCGCTGTCGACGACGCTGGCCCCCGACGAGGAGTACGACGCGCTCGAGTCGGCCGCCTGGTTGATCGAGCGCGAGTTCGACGCGCCGGTCCGGGTCGTCCGCGCCGACGAGGTCGACGAGCGCGTCCTCGAGAACGCCGCGCCCGGTCGACCGGCGATCGAGATCGACGACTGATCCCCGAATCGACAGCCACGACCGGAAATCGCCGTCCGCAGTATCGGTCAGGGATCCGTTTTATGCGTCTACCCGCGTAAACGTGACGTAGCGGCTTCACTCCGCGAGGACGACGATGAACGCACGATCGCGTACGGATCCCCGTCGATGGCCGGTGTCGGGAGTCCCGAGCCCGAAAGCACCGCACATCGCCGCGATGACCTGGCGCGACGGGCTGTTCGTCCACTGGCCCGTCGACCCCGACGACGTTCGGCCCCGCGTCCCCGACCAGTTGACGCTCGAGACGCGAGACGGTCACGCCTGGCTCAGCGTCCTGCCGTTCGTGCTCGCGAACGCCGGCTTCCGCGGCACGCCGCCGATCGCGAGGACGGCCTTCGCCGAACTCAACGTCCGGACCTACGTCCGGCACCGGGGAGACCCCGGCCTCTTTTTCTTCAGCATCGACGTCGGGAATCCGATGATCGCCGAAACGGTCGGCCGGGCGACCCGCCTCACGGTCTATTCCGCGCGAATGAACGTCAGTAGCGACGAGCAGCGAGTCGTCTTCTCGAGCGAGCGCCGGTGGTCCGAAGCGAGCGACCCCGCCCGATTCATCGCGAGGTACCGTCCGGACGGCGACGTCTTCACCGCCGAGCCGGACACGCTCGCGTACTGGCTCACCGAGCGACGGCGGTTCTACGCTCCGTCGGGCAGCGGCGTCCTGGCCGGCGAGATCGCCCACGATCCGTGGCCGCTCCAGCCGGCGGACGTGACGATCCACGAGAACACGATGCTCGCGGCCAACGGGCTGCCGTCGCCGACGGACGAACCGGTCGTCCACTACTGCGACGACCTCTCGATGACGGGCTCGATCCTTCGCCGACTGCCGGACGGCTGAACTCCGGTCAGTACCGGTCGTCGAATCGCGTTCCGTTCGTCCAAACTGGAATTGCAAAATCAGCCGGATGAAGAACTAGTGGTTGGATATCGGAAGTGTGCGATCCACGTACATAATGATCTTCTATCTTACACCCGTATTTTTAATTATATAGTAACAAAACCGGCAGATTTGTTTACTGAGATTCGAAATAGTTCTTCATCGCTACTCTGTATGTCAACAGAAAACACAAGCCACAAAGATAGTGAACGGAACTCGTTCATCTACGTGGTCGCAGCACTGGCCGCGCTCAACGGGTTACTGTTCGGGTTCGACACGGGAGTCATCTCGGGTGCGATGTTGTACATCCGGGAGACGTTTGAACTGGCGACGATCCTCGGCTACTCGATGAGCCCCTCGTACGTCGAGGGCGTCATCGTCAGCGGCGCGATGATCGGCGCGATCATCGGCGCGGCGTTGGGCGGCCGCCTCGCCGATCGACTCGGTCGTCGTCGGCTCATTCTGGTCGGGGCCGTCATCTTCTTCGTGGGATCGCTCATCATGGCGATCGCGCCGACCGTCGAGGTGTTGATCGTCGGACGAATCGTCGACGGAATCGGGGTCGGATTCGCCTCGGTCGTCGGTCCGCTGTACATCTCCGAGATCTCGCCGCCGAAGATACGGGGATCGCTCGTGTCGTTGAACCAACTGACGATCACGAGCGGGATCCTCATCGCCTACCTCGTGAACTACGCGTTCTCGAGCGGCGGCGAGTGGCGCTGGATGCTCGGCCTGGGGATGATCCCCGCGGCCGTCCTGTTCGCCGGAATGCTGTTCATGCCCGAGAGCCCCAGATGGCTTTACGAACAGGGCCGCGAGGCGGACGCCCGCGAGGTGCTGTCCCGAACCCGCGCGGAGAGCCAGGTCGCCGCAGAGCTACGCGAGATCAAAGAGACCATTCGGACCGAGTCCGGAACGCTCCGCGATCTGCTCCAGCCGTGGGTGCGCCCGATGCTCATCGTCGGGATCGGCCTGGCGGTGTTCCAGCAGGTCACCGGCATCAACACGGTCATGTACTACGCCCCGACGATCCTCGAGTCGACCGGCTTCGAGGACACCGCCTCGATCCTCGCGACCGTCGGCATCGGCGTCGTCAACGTCGTGATGACCGTCGTCGCGGTGCTGCTGATCGACCGCACCGGCCGACGGCCGCTGTTGCTCACCGGGCTGGGCGGGATGACCGTCATGCTCGCCGTTCTCGGCGCCGTGTTCTACCTGCCCGGACTCTCCGGCGGACTCGGCTGGCTCGCGACCGGGAGCCTGATGCTGTACGTCGCCTTCTTCGCGATCGGTCTCGGGCCGGTGTTCTGGCTGCTGATCGCCGAGATATATCCGATGGAGGTGCGCGGCACCGCGATGGGAACCGTCACGGTTCTCAACTGGGCCGCGAACCTGCTCGTCTCGCTGACGTTCCTCCGACTCGTCGAGGTCTTCGGCCAGTCCGGGACGTTCTGGCTGTACGGCGCGCTGACCCTGCTCGCGCTCGTCTTCTGTTACCAGCTCGTCCCCGAGACGAAAGGGCGGTCGCTCGAGGAGATCGAGGCCGACCTGCGCGAGACGACGCTCGGAACCGGCGCCGAACGTCCCGACGCCGTCCAGAGCGACGACTAGTCGGTCCTCGAGGTTTCGAAAGTCCGAGTTCGAATCGCAGTTCTCGAACGACGACGGGCCTATCGGTCGATGTTATCGGTCGGTGTCGATCAATCCGAAGTCGTAGCCGGAGCCGTCAGCTCGAGCGTTCTCGTAGACGACGTGCGCCGCCGCGACGTCCTGGATCGCGAGGCCGGTCGAGTCGAAGACCGTGACGCCGGTGTCTCCGGTGCGGGCGGATTTCGCGCCGACGACGAGTTCGCCGATCTCCCCGTGGATGTCGTCGTCCGAAAGCGTTCCCTCGTGGTACGGGACGTTAACCTCGCCCGAGTGGGTGCACTGCTTGTGGTCGTCGATGACGATGGTCGCCTCGAGCAGCAGGTCGTCGCTCAGTTCGTGTTTCCCCTCGGCGTCGGCGCCGATCGCGTTGACGTGCGTGCGCTC contains:
- a CDS encoding sugar porter family MFS transporter, yielding MSTENTSHKDSERNSFIYVVAALAALNGLLFGFDTGVISGAMLYIRETFELATILGYSMSPSYVEGVIVSGAMIGAIIGAALGGRLADRLGRRRLILVGAVIFFVGSLIMAIAPTVEVLIVGRIVDGIGVGFASVVGPLYISEISPPKIRGSLVSLNQLTITSGILIAYLVNYAFSSGGEWRWMLGLGMIPAAVLFAGMLFMPESPRWLYEQGREADAREVLSRTRAESQVAAELREIKETIRTESGTLRDLLQPWVRPMLIVGIGLAVFQQVTGINTVMYYAPTILESTGFEDTASILATVGIGVVNVVMTVVAVLLIDRTGRRPLLLTGLGGMTVMLAVLGAVFYLPGLSGGLGWLATGSLMLYVAFFAIGLGPVFWLLIAEIYPMEVRGTAMGTVTVLNWAANLLVSLTFLRLVEVFGQSGTFWLYGALTLLALVFCYQLVPETKGRSLEEIEADLRETTLGTGAERPDAVQSDD
- a CDS encoding ABC transporter ATP-binding protein, which encodes MSAIRTIDLTKRYGSHTAVSEVNLTVDAGEVYGFLGPNGAGKSTTIGMLLSYVHPTEGTARVFGKDVREESVAIKRRVGVLPESCRLYDRLTGRKHLQFAIDAMDADDDPDTLVDRVGLEPDAARRPVSEYSTGMKQRLKIAVALIDEPDLLVLDEPSGGLDPAGIQLLRELVLEERDRGAAVFFSSHILEQVEAVCDRIGILVDGCLRTSGDIEVLKSDTGPAVELDIEVDVLSSELVTALESIDAVTACTATEGGVAKANPAVTVAVSTGSAKAKILRTVEEYATVEDFAAEEPSLESLFDEQVAEAKR
- a CDS encoding YqjF family protein, which gives rise to MNARSRTDPRRWPVSGVPSPKAPHIAAMTWRDGLFVHWPVDPDDVRPRVPDQLTLETRDGHAWLSVLPFVLANAGFRGTPPIARTAFAELNVRTYVRHRGDPGLFFFSIDVGNPMIAETVGRATRLTVYSARMNVSSDEQRVVFSSERRWSEASDPARFIARYRPDGDVFTAEPDTLAYWLTERRRFYAPSGSGVLAGEIAHDPWPLQPADVTIHENTMLAANGLPSPTDEPVVHYCDDLSMTGSILRRLPDG
- a CDS encoding Hsp20/alpha crystallin family protein, coding for MRRNPFDEIEEVLDRVSRQVEEGMTGGGLQVPGSVPVDVADTGEEYVVTADLPGYDTDDIDLTLAEGTLRLEAHRAGETETTDESGRYLRRERTRQSVNRRVRLPDPVDEESVSAGYENGVLTVRLPKVSGGESSREIDIE
- a CDS encoding peroxiredoxin; this encodes MALTAGDDAPTVTARNQDGEEVILEFEEPTVLYFYPRDDTPGCTTEATQFQRELETYHDAGVSVYGVSTDDVASHESFCESEGLEFDLLADPGGEIAAAFDVDVRSGAAARTTFFLGNGEVAAAYENVDPDGHARQVLLDALEDGRVTLPE
- a CDS encoding ABC transporter permease; this translates as MTTFDIALKDFADAVRSRALWVAIAIFLAFMALTQFIVISIVENPNPELATRFLEGPATEVVLPIVGLVVGYQAIVGERETGSIRFLLGLPHSRLDVVIGKFLGRFAVLSVAVLSGFLVAVGIIVAMLGVPPVVPIVTYVLIVLLSTAAIVSIAIGISAVVDTRGRAISVVVGGYIFATMLWSYVVDGVYYAVNGDFPGADPPTWIGVLDHLNPLTAMSTSANVLLPEASQISITVTDDGVTAAQTGQAPTGTADAPVYEPLFLAIVLVLWTVLPLAVGYIRFRDSDLS
- the leuS gene encoding leucine--tRNA ligase; protein product: MSDAGYDHAAVERRWQEAWDEADVYRTPDDVDDPTYVLGMYPYPSGKLHMGHVRNYTITDAYARYRRLRGDDVLHPMGWDAFGLPAENAAKERDTNPRDWTFDCIETMRDQMESMGFGYDWDREIATCTPEYYRWNQWLFARFHEEGLVERRDAEVNWCPHCETVLADEQVEGEAELCWRCDTPVEQRELEQWFLRITEYADELLEAIDDLEGWPNSVRQMQRNWIGRQYGAELEFPVGEAQGGSNGRGEGTEPREYGSVEAFTTRVDTVYGATFFALAPDHSISEELAEEDEEIRHFIEHEADPEGDEPNGVSTGLTATNPVTGGEIPVYVADFVLSDVGTGALMAVPGHDERDHAFAEKHDLDVVPVIAPEPEEDEEPTVPDVGEEAYTEDGVLVNSGEYSGLDSESARERLTEDVESAEEATQYQLRDWGISRQRYWGTPIPVVHCDDCGPVVVPAEDLPVELPEFINTTGNPLDAAEEWKRTACPDCGGEAERETDTMDTFVDSSWYFLRYVSPDLEDAPFDLERANDWMPVDQYVGGIEHAVMHLLYSRFFTKVLADNEGLEHREPFTNLLAQGMVQLEGEKMSKSKGNVVSPQRIVEEYGADTARLFMMQAAQPERDFDWSEEGVRSTYAFLNRLKEMIEAFVEGEPDGTDDAIASYVDGEIDATIAIASEKYDDLTFNRALRQTQDLVRTLRQYADYTDPHAETYERGLSAVVRLLAPVTPHLAEELHDELGNDGFVVDADWPTAEVDRDRVEKRRRLVENTREDVRDIVEVAGIEDPQAIDVVVAPDWKYDALEIAVESDADNLIGELMQESHIREQGDAAANYGQDLQAEREALSTTLAPDEEYDALESAAWLIEREFDAPVRVVRADEVDERVLENAAPGRPAIEIDD